One genomic window of Corynebacterium pseudotuberculosis includes the following:
- the pth gene encoding aminoacyl-tRNA hydrolase codes for MTSPFLIVGLGNPGPQYATTRHNVGYMAIDELLTRASPMPARLSAHKKTNMMAAETRIGNTKVILATPRCFMNLSGGPVRSIANFFNIPPSRVIVLFDDLELNFSEVKAKIGGGDHGHNGLRSVTQSLGTKDYFRVGIGIGRPPGRMEPKTFVLKPFSKKELLEIPIACADAADEVERIITSGGLF; via the coding sequence GTGACTTCGCCTTTTCTCATCGTCGGCCTCGGAAACCCCGGCCCACAGTACGCAACAACCCGCCACAACGTGGGTTATATGGCAATCGACGAGCTACTCACCCGCGCCTCTCCCATGCCCGCAAGGCTCAGCGCGCATAAAAAAACCAACATGATGGCGGCAGAAACCAGGATCGGTAACACAAAAGTTATCCTTGCTACTCCACGCTGCTTTATGAATCTCTCCGGCGGTCCGGTGCGTTCAATCGCAAATTTTTTCAACATTCCCCCATCCCGAGTGATCGTGCTTTTCGACGACCTCGAGCTCAACTTCAGCGAGGTTAAAGCAAAAATTGGGGGCGGCGACCATGGACATAATGGTTTGCGATCAGTTACCCAGTCGCTGGGAACAAAGGATTACTTCCGAGTAGGAATAGGCATCGGCCGTCCGCCTGGACGCATGGAACCCAAAACTTTTGTTCTCAAGCCTTTTAGCAAGAAAGAACTGTTAGAAATTCCTATTGCCTGTGCCGACGCAGCGGACGAGGTCGAGCGGATTATCACCAGCGGCGGGCTTTTTTAA
- a CDS encoding glyceraldehyde-3-phosphate dehydrogenase — protein MAQDWNDKLESAQKMLPLIGQLHRNSNVVVSVFGRLLIDVTDIDIIKAHRYSRLATETELSPADTLPILEAVARLNLGTASIDLGRLAVLYREQGGDLEQFLSSELASVIGTESEQEPTDVVLYGFGRIGRLLARILIAREAAHGGVRLRAIVVRKKGEGDIIKRASLLRRDSVHGAFNGTITVDEENEVIWANGTAIKMIYANDPIAIDYTSYGINNAIVVDNTGVWRDRAGLSQHLSAKGVKRVILTAPGKGDLKNVVYGINHDDISDSDQIVTAASCTTNGITPTLKVINDHYGIENGHVETVHSFTNDQNLIDNFHKGARRGRAAGLNMVLTETGAAKAVSKALPELEGKLTGNSIRVPTPDVSMAVLNLTLEREVSREEVNELMDKVALHSDLRQQISYINSPEVVSSDFVGSTHAGIVDGLATIANGKHLVLYVWYDNEFGYSNQVIRIVEHVAGARPKVLPERIPSHQI, from the coding sequence ATGGCACAGGACTGGAACGATAAGCTGGAATCCGCACAAAAGATGCTCCCCTTGATTGGGCAGCTACACCGCAACAGCAACGTAGTTGTCTCCGTCTTTGGCCGGTTGCTTATCGACGTCACCGACATCGACATCATCAAGGCGCACCGCTACTCCCGGCTAGCTACAGAAACAGAGCTTTCTCCCGCGGACACTCTCCCGATCCTGGAAGCAGTGGCGCGGCTGAACCTGGGAACTGCCTCAATCGATCTAGGACGCCTCGCAGTCCTTTATCGCGAGCAGGGCGGCGATCTGGAGCAATTCCTTTCTTCCGAGCTCGCTTCAGTCATCGGAACCGAGTCCGAACAGGAGCCTACGGACGTAGTCCTCTACGGCTTTGGCAGAATTGGCCGCCTCCTAGCCAGGATCCTTATTGCGCGTGAAGCTGCTCATGGAGGGGTCCGACTCCGCGCTATTGTGGTTCGAAAAAAGGGCGAAGGGGACATCATTAAGCGAGCCTCACTCCTACGGCGCGACTCCGTCCACGGGGCATTCAATGGAACCATCACTGTTGATGAGGAAAATGAAGTCATCTGGGCTAACGGCACCGCAATCAAGATGATTTACGCGAATGATCCCATTGCCATCGACTACACCTCTTATGGCATCAACAACGCTATCGTGGTGGATAACACTGGAGTCTGGCGTGATCGTGCAGGATTGAGCCAACACCTTAGCGCAAAAGGCGTAAAGCGAGTTATTCTCACGGCTCCAGGTAAAGGCGACCTCAAGAACGTTGTTTATGGCATCAATCACGATGATATTTCTGATTCCGATCAGATTGTCACCGCTGCTTCCTGCACCACCAATGGCATCACCCCTACACTCAAGGTGATCAACGATCACTATGGCATCGAAAACGGCCACGTAGAAACCGTGCATTCCTTTACTAACGATCAAAATCTGATCGATAACTTCCATAAAGGAGCTCGCCGCGGACGCGCTGCAGGTCTCAACATGGTGTTAACAGAAACAGGGGCTGCAAAGGCAGTATCAAAAGCCCTCCCAGAGCTCGAGGGCAAGCTCACCGGAAATTCCATCCGAGTCCCCACTCCCGATGTATCCATGGCAGTGCTCAACCTCACCTTAGAGAGGGAAGTCTCGCGCGAAGAGGTCAACGAGCTCATGGACAAAGTCGCACTGCATTCGGATCTGCGTCAGCAAATTTCCTATATCAATTCCCCTGAAGTCGTATCCTCAGACTTTGTGGGTAGCACCCATGCGGGTATCGTCGACGGTCTTGCCACTATTGCTAATGGGAAGCATCTTGTGCTCTATGTCTGGTACGACAATGAGTTCGGATATTCAAACCAAGTCATCCGCATTGTTGAGCACGTGGCGGGTGCACGGCCCAAGGTTCTCCCAGAACGGATTCCTTCACATCAAATCTAA
- a CDS encoding peptide chain release factor 3: MSTLSSEASRRRTFAVIAHPDAGKSTLTEALALHAHVIAEAGAVHGKAGRKATVSDWMDMEKDRGISIASSALQFEYAPEGHTGEPFVINLVDTPGHADFSEDTYRVLTAVDAAVMLIDAAKGLEPQTLKLFRVCKARGLPIVTVVNKWDRPGRTPLELVDEIVNEIGLQPTPLFWPVGDAGDFRGLARINADGEATEYIHFLRTAGGSTIAPEEHYSPEEAEQREETTWETAVEEAELLAADGAIHDQDLFLDCTTSPLIFASAMLNFGVHQILDTLCSLAPSPSGRASDTKAVSEATTAIDESRDVTDDFSGVVFKVQAGMDKNHRDSLAFMRIVSGEFDRGMQVTHAQSGRSFSTKYALTVFGRTRSTVETAYPGDIVGLVNAGALAPGDTIFEGRKVQYPPMPQFAPEHFRILRAKSLGKYKQFRKGLDQLAAEGVVQILKNDARGDAAPVMAAVGPMQFEVMMARMENEYNVETVSDPIPYSVARRTTPETATELSKQRGVEVFQRTDGELVALFGDKWKLAFIEKEHPEFELLPMVAD, translated from the coding sequence ATGAGTACTCTTTCCAGCGAAGCATCACGTCGCCGAACTTTTGCAGTCATCGCCCACCCAGACGCAGGTAAGTCCACGCTGACGGAGGCCCTCGCACTGCATGCGCACGTCATTGCAGAGGCTGGCGCGGTACATGGCAAAGCCGGTAGGAAAGCGACTGTCTCCGACTGGATGGACATGGAAAAAGACCGCGGTATCTCTATTGCTTCCTCGGCGTTACAGTTTGAGTACGCTCCCGAGGGGCACACAGGCGAGCCATTTGTGATCAATCTGGTGGATACTCCCGGTCACGCAGACTTTTCCGAGGATACATATCGAGTTCTCACCGCCGTCGATGCCGCAGTAATGCTTATCGACGCCGCCAAAGGTCTTGAACCTCAAACCCTCAAGCTCTTCCGAGTGTGTAAAGCCCGCGGCCTCCCCATTGTTACTGTGGTTAACAAGTGGGACCGCCCAGGCCGTACGCCACTAGAGCTTGTCGACGAGATAGTCAACGAAATCGGTCTCCAGCCCACTCCGCTCTTCTGGCCAGTAGGAGACGCCGGGGACTTCCGTGGGCTTGCGCGTATCAACGCAGACGGCGAAGCCACAGAATATATCCACTTCCTACGCACTGCCGGCGGCTCTACCATTGCTCCCGAAGAACATTATTCTCCAGAAGAGGCGGAGCAACGCGAAGAGACCACATGGGAAACTGCGGTGGAAGAAGCTGAGCTCCTTGCCGCAGACGGGGCCATACATGACCAAGATCTCTTCCTTGATTGCACTACATCACCACTGATTTTTGCTTCTGCAATGCTGAACTTTGGTGTCCATCAAATTTTAGATACCCTGTGCAGCCTCGCTCCCTCTCCTAGCGGCCGAGCATCCGATACTAAAGCCGTATCCGAGGCCACGACGGCGATCGATGAGTCACGGGACGTTACTGATGACTTCTCCGGCGTAGTTTTCAAGGTCCAGGCTGGCATGGATAAAAACCACCGCGATTCCCTAGCTTTTATGCGCATCGTATCCGGTGAGTTTGATCGCGGTATGCAGGTAACCCATGCACAATCGGGACGTAGTTTTTCCACAAAATACGCGCTAACAGTTTTCGGCCGAACCCGGTCCACAGTGGAAACCGCCTATCCAGGCGACATCGTTGGTTTAGTAAATGCTGGCGCTTTGGCTCCCGGCGACACCATCTTTGAGGGAAGAAAAGTCCAATACCCACCGATGCCGCAATTCGCTCCAGAGCATTTCCGCATCCTCAGGGCCAAGTCTCTAGGAAAATACAAGCAGTTCCGCAAAGGGTTGGATCAGCTTGCCGCTGAAGGCGTTGTCCAAATTCTTAAGAATGATGCCCGTGGTGATGCAGCCCCTGTCATGGCTGCAGTTGGCCCTATGCAGTTTGAAGTCATGATGGCCCGCATGGAAAACGAGTACAACGTGGAGACCGTCTCAGATCCGATCCCTTATTCTGTGGCTCGTCGTACCACGCCAGAAACCGCAACGGAGCTGTCCAAACAGCGCGGTGTGGAGGTGTTCCAACGTACCGACGGCGAGCTTGTGGCCCTCTTTGGAGATAAATGGAAGCTTGCTTTCATAGAAAAGGAGCATCCCGAGTTCGAACTACTCCCCATGGTTGCAGACTAA
- a CDS encoding 50S ribosomal protein L25/general stress protein Ctc has translation MATYPTISAQPRTEFGKGFARRLRAAGQVPGVIYGADIESPIHFSVDILELHALLRAHGSNAVLDLDIEGEKHLTMVKHVDQNVLTLNADHVDLLAIKRGEKVEVEVPVALQGETAPGTTLIQDADTVLVEADVLSIPEEIAFSVEGLEVDAKVLAGDLSLPANTTLVADPEFVIATVSFEEVAEEPEESAEGEAAESAEAEGEE, from the coding sequence ATGGCTACCTACCCAACCATCTCAGCTCAGCCGCGCACCGAGTTTGGCAAGGGCTTTGCTCGCCGTCTACGCGCTGCTGGTCAGGTTCCTGGCGTTATCTACGGCGCTGACATTGAATCCCCAATCCACTTCTCCGTGGACATCCTCGAGCTGCACGCGCTTCTCCGCGCACACGGCTCCAACGCTGTTCTCGACCTTGACATCGAGGGCGAGAAGCACCTCACCATGGTCAAGCACGTTGATCAGAACGTTCTGACTCTGAACGCCGATCACGTCGACCTCCTAGCCATCAAGCGTGGCGAGAAGGTTGAGGTTGAGGTTCCTGTTGCACTCCAGGGCGAGACCGCACCAGGCACCACCCTGATCCAGGATGCTGACACCGTTCTCGTTGAGGCAGACGTTCTCTCCATCCCTGAAGAGATCGCATTCTCCGTTGAGGGCCTCGAGGTTGACGCAAAGGTCCTCGCTGGCGATCTTTCCCTCCCAGCAAACACCACTTTGGTTGCTGACCCTGAGTTCGTCATTGCTACCGTTTCCTTCGAAGAGGTTGCAGAAGAGCCTGAGGAGTCCGCTGAGGGCGAGGCTGCTGAGTCTGCAGAAGCTGAGGGCGAAGAGTAA
- the pth gene encoding aminoacyl-tRNA hydrolase, with the protein MTFREFFQRIFAPKRSTVQPHADINAATDRPTPEWIVIGLGNPDNKYARNRHNVGYMAVDALLGDVPLIQRRGLPVREARLRINQHEVAVLRSTTYMNNSGEAIAPIAEEYGIAADHIIILHDELDLPHGTVRIKKGGNENGHNGLKSSSALLNTRDYLRIRMGISRPPQGMSVPDYVLGDIEHDEALDSMISRSTEAVRLIVTEGIARAQNTIHSA; encoded by the coding sequence ATGACGTTTAGAGAATTTTTTCAGCGCATCTTCGCACCCAAGAGATCAACCGTTCAGCCGCATGCGGACATAAACGCAGCTACTGATCGCCCGACCCCTGAATGGATCGTGATCGGACTTGGCAACCCGGACAACAAATATGCCAGAAATCGACACAACGTGGGATACATGGCTGTGGATGCGTTATTAGGCGATGTTCCGCTCATCCAGCGGCGAGGCCTGCCTGTTAGAGAGGCACGTCTTAGGATTAACCAACACGAGGTAGCAGTACTGCGCTCCACGACCTACATGAACAACTCAGGAGAAGCCATCGCTCCCATCGCAGAAGAATATGGCATTGCAGCCGATCACATCATTATCCTGCACGATGAACTAGACCTTCCCCACGGCACTGTTCGCATTAAAAAAGGAGGAAATGAAAACGGGCACAATGGATTGAAATCCAGCAGTGCCTTGCTCAATACCCGCGATTACCTGCGGATACGCATGGGTATTTCTCGGCCTCCGCAAGGGATGTCTGTGCCAGATTATGTGCTCGGCGATATTGAGCACGATGAAGCGCTTGACAGCATGATCTCGAGATCTACGGAAGCGGTCCGCCTGATTGTTACTGAAGGAATCGCAAGAGCACAAAACACAATTCATTCCGCATAG
- the pip gene encoding prolyl aminopeptidase: MKTLYPVADPIAQSYIEREGQRIAYTEYGNPQGIPAVFIHGGPGGGTTKENAGFFDQDKYRVILIDQRGCGKSTPHIADPDTDLESALAANTTPKLVEDIEAIRQQLGIDKWLVFGGSWGSTLSLKYTQTHPDRVLAVVLRGIFMLRKTELDWFYNGGAAHLFPDKWERYLSVIPEDKKPAAGDLSGATHLDGVDLIAEYHKLLHSQDRAVALEAARAWSVWEGSTSFLEIRDTHDHEDERFALAFARIENHYFMHQGFMRDGELLEPANIERIRNIPAVIVQGRYDVVCPPVTAWNLHRAWPEAEFHFSPTSGHAASEKENVAALVAATDRFAEELSK; this comes from the coding sequence ATGAAAACTCTTTATCCGGTCGCCGACCCGATCGCTCAATCGTATATTGAACGCGAAGGGCAGCGTATTGCTTATACAGAATATGGAAATCCGCAAGGTATCCCAGCAGTTTTTATCCATGGTGGGCCTGGCGGTGGAACAACAAAAGAGAACGCAGGATTTTTTGACCAGGATAAATACCGAGTCATCTTGATTGACCAGCGTGGTTGCGGAAAATCTACCCCGCATATTGCAGATCCGGACACTGATCTAGAATCTGCTTTGGCAGCGAACACCACGCCCAAACTAGTTGAAGACATAGAGGCGATACGCCAACAGCTCGGAATAGATAAATGGCTGGTTTTCGGTGGTTCGTGGGGATCTACCTTATCGCTCAAGTACACCCAAACACATCCAGACCGTGTGCTTGCCGTGGTGCTACGGGGAATTTTTATGCTGCGGAAGACTGAGTTGGACTGGTTTTACAATGGCGGTGCTGCTCATCTCTTCCCGGACAAGTGGGAACGGTATCTCTCCGTAATCCCAGAGGACAAAAAACCTGCCGCAGGCGACCTATCTGGGGCGACTCATCTTGACGGCGTGGACCTTATCGCTGAGTATCACAAGCTTCTCCATTCGCAGGACCGTGCTGTAGCGCTCGAAGCCGCTCGCGCATGGAGTGTCTGGGAGGGCTCGACATCTTTCCTAGAGATTCGAGATACCCACGACCATGAGGATGAGCGTTTTGCTTTGGCCTTTGCACGCATTGAGAACCATTACTTTATGCATCAGGGCTTTATGCGCGACGGAGAGTTGTTAGAACCTGCCAATATCGAACGTATCCGGAACATCCCTGCGGTGATTGTTCAGGGGCGTTACGACGTCGTCTGCCCACCCGTTACCGCGTGGAATCTCCACCGGGCGTGGCCGGAGGCTGAATTCCATTTCTCACCGACTTCTGGCCATGCTGCTAGTGAAAAAGAAAATGTTGCGGCACTTGTCGCCGCAACGGATCGTTTTGCAGAAGAACTATCCAAATAA
- the pulA gene encoding type I pullulanase translates to MHDSPSSPASDTYEGQLGALYTSHATTFRVWAPSAHKVDLILNQESSSQRIRMASIGKGAWETTVPEDCENAVYMYRLEFDQGKVVESVDPYARAVTANGTQSVVVAPGTPLQRMPAFSSPLDAVIYEAHIRDLTISPNNGITHKGKFLGLAEPGTRTALGNRSGLDYLRSLGVTHVQLLPIFDFESIDETGNLSFDAQYNWGYDPLNYNVPEGSYSTDPTAPTCRITELKRTIDALHTAGLRVIMDVVYNHVYSTTSSPLERTAPGRYFRMTPEGTFYDGTFCGNETASEEPMMQKFLLDSVEYWAKEFALDGFRFDLMGIHDVETMNLVRERLDSIDPSILILGEGWPMGNHPDEILPAHQGNAKLMPRIAHFNESLRDTLKGSTFGEERPGLLSGSHDPQLMWTLFNNIKGGQHLPGISFTAPEQSVVYVEAHDNHTLFDRLGIALPEAEETELIQRCQLAMEVQFLSAGIVFIHAGQEFARTKCGDENSYASPDHINQFDYDRAGRLHDSVDLFRDLIAMRNDHGFMRRNSFEEIQHTTVATVITPRQLVYTVESSNPTENSFLVAINFATTEFHAPVDPGSYEEIFAQHHYVRENPPTVISEGKLSVAPLSVSIWRIMN, encoded by the coding sequence ATGCACGATTCCCCCTCCTCCCCAGCCTCTGATACATACGAGGGACAACTTGGCGCCCTCTATACCTCACATGCCACAACCTTCCGAGTCTGGGCTCCCTCAGCTCACAAGGTAGATCTGATTCTTAATCAAGAATCATCTAGTCAGCGCATAAGGATGGCGTCGATAGGCAAAGGAGCATGGGAGACTACCGTCCCGGAAGACTGCGAGAACGCGGTCTACATGTATCGCCTCGAGTTCGATCAGGGTAAGGTCGTCGAATCTGTTGATCCCTATGCACGGGCCGTCACAGCAAACGGCACTCAAAGTGTTGTGGTTGCCCCGGGAACTCCTCTACAACGGATGCCGGCTTTTAGCTCCCCGTTGGATGCAGTCATCTATGAGGCGCATATCCGCGATCTCACTATCAGTCCTAATAACGGAATTACGCACAAAGGAAAATTTTTAGGACTCGCAGAACCGGGCACGCGCACTGCGTTGGGTAACCGTAGTGGCCTTGATTATCTCCGTTCCCTTGGAGTAACTCACGTGCAGCTGCTGCCAATTTTTGACTTCGAATCGATCGATGAAACTGGCAATCTTAGTTTTGATGCTCAGTACAACTGGGGCTACGATCCACTAAATTACAATGTTCCAGAAGGATCGTACTCCACCGACCCTACAGCCCCTACCTGCAGAATTACTGAGCTAAAACGCACTATCGACGCTCTTCACACGGCTGGACTACGCGTGATTATGGACGTTGTATACAACCACGTCTATTCTACGACGTCTTCACCTCTGGAGCGCACGGCGCCCGGTCGATATTTTCGGATGACTCCGGAGGGGACCTTCTACGACGGCACGTTCTGCGGTAACGAGACCGCATCCGAAGAGCCGATGATGCAGAAGTTTCTCCTTGATTCTGTGGAATATTGGGCCAAGGAATTCGCCCTCGATGGTTTCCGCTTTGACCTTATGGGAATTCACGATGTAGAAACCATGAATCTGGTACGCGAGCGCCTAGATAGCATTGATCCTTCTATCCTTATTCTGGGAGAAGGCTGGCCCATGGGGAATCATCCCGATGAGATTCTTCCGGCGCACCAGGGTAACGCAAAGCTTATGCCGAGAATTGCGCATTTTAATGAGTCTCTCCGCGATACCCTCAAAGGCAGTACTTTTGGAGAAGAACGCCCCGGTCTTCTGAGCGGATCCCATGATCCGCAACTCATGTGGACGCTCTTTAATAACATCAAAGGTGGCCAGCACTTACCCGGAATCTCTTTTACCGCACCAGAGCAATCTGTTGTGTACGTTGAGGCCCACGATAATCACACGCTCTTTGACCGCCTCGGCATCGCTTTACCTGAGGCAGAAGAAACCGAATTGATCCAACGGTGCCAATTAGCCATGGAAGTGCAGTTTCTTTCTGCGGGCATCGTGTTTATCCACGCAGGACAGGAGTTTGCCCGTACCAAGTGCGGCGACGAAAACTCCTATGCGTCCCCGGACCACATCAACCAGTTTGATTATGACCGCGCGGGGCGTCTGCACGATTCCGTCGATCTTTTCCGTGATCTCATAGCTATGCGTAATGACCACGGGTTTATGCGGCGCAACTCTTTCGAAGAGATCCAGCACACTACCGTGGCTACGGTTATTACACCTCGTCAGCTGGTGTACACAGTGGAATCATCCAATCCCACCGAAAACTCTTTCCTAGTTGCCATCAACTTTGCGACCACAGAATTCCATGCCCCCGTGGATCCTGGTAGCTACGAAGAAATTTTTGCTCAGCATCATTATGTCCGAGAAAACCCTCCTACTGTGATAAGCGAGGGCAAACTCAGCGTTGCTCCTTTGAGCGTGAGCATCTGGCGAATCATGAACTAG
- a CDS encoding ribose-phosphate diphosphokinase, giving the protein MTSHNWTANQKNLMLFTGRAHPALADAVANELGISTTPTTARDFANGEIFVRFEESVRGCDAFVLQSHAQPLNKWLMEQLIMIDALKRGSAKRITAILPFYPYARQDKKHRGREPISARLVADLLHTAGADRIVSVDLHTDQIQGFFDGPVDHMHAMPILTDYIKGKYNLENVVVVSPDAGRVKVAEKWANTLGDAPLAFVHKTRSVDVANQVVANRVVGDVKGKTAILLDDMIDTGGTIAGAVGVLRDAGAEDVIIACTHGVFSGPARERLSQCGAKEVITTDTLPQSDEGWDNLTVLSIAPLLAKTIHEIFENGSVTTLFEGEA; this is encoded by the coding sequence ATGACTTCGCACAACTGGACCGCGAACCAGAAGAATTTGATGCTATTCACTGGTCGCGCCCACCCGGCTCTTGCCGACGCCGTTGCTAATGAACTAGGTATCAGCACAACCCCAACAACAGCCCGCGACTTTGCTAATGGCGAGATCTTCGTCCGCTTTGAAGAGTCCGTCCGCGGATGCGATGCCTTTGTCTTGCAGTCTCATGCACAGCCGCTCAACAAGTGGCTCATGGAACAGCTCATTATGATTGATGCACTCAAGCGTGGCTCTGCAAAACGTATCACCGCGATTCTCCCCTTCTATCCTTATGCTCGTCAGGATAAAAAGCATCGCGGCCGTGAGCCGATTTCCGCCCGTCTAGTAGCAGATCTATTACACACGGCTGGCGCTGACCGCATTGTTTCAGTTGATCTCCACACTGATCAGATCCAAGGCTTCTTTGACGGTCCTGTCGACCACATGCACGCCATGCCTATTCTGACCGACTACATCAAGGGCAAGTACAACCTAGAAAATGTCGTGGTTGTTTCCCCTGATGCAGGCCGCGTGAAAGTCGCAGAAAAATGGGCTAATACGCTTGGCGACGCTCCCCTAGCCTTTGTTCACAAAACCCGTTCCGTAGATGTGGCCAACCAAGTCGTGGCTAATCGCGTGGTTGGCGATGTCAAAGGTAAGACCGCGATCTTGCTCGATGACATGATCGATACCGGCGGAACCATTGCCGGTGCGGTTGGGGTCCTCCGTGACGCCGGCGCTGAAGACGTGATCATTGCTTGTACCCACGGTGTCTTCTCTGGGCCCGCTCGCGAGCGCCTCTCCCAGTGCGGAGCAAAAGAAGTGATCACCACCGACACGCTTCCTCAGTCCGATGAGGGCTGGGATAACCTCACGGTCTTGTCCATTGCCCCATTATTAGCAAAGACAATCCATGAGATCTTTGAAAACGGCTCTGTAACCACCCTCTTTGAGGGCGAAGCCTAG
- a CDS encoding SDR family NAD(P)-dependent oxidoreductase, which produces MRTIVITGASDGIGAAAARLLAAQHPEDRLVLVGRNPQKTAAIAESVGADFFCADYSSLADVRRLAHELLAACDRIDVLANNAGGIFDGPIVTEDGFEQTFQINYLAPFLLTHELFPLLEKSKARVVMTSSLANVLFGRLDFDDLMGLKDYKTNRAYGTSKLADLLFARSLHHKFHHRGISTVAFHPGVVLTNFAQDSHGFLSRFYKNPLASKLSISAEQGGKNLAYFIDGTPTITWQSGVYYSDKLRPGLVNPLARSQRAADTLFTRTESMLGIHFGQPIANS; this is translated from the coding sequence ATGCGAACAATCGTAATTACCGGTGCAAGTGATGGAATCGGTGCCGCCGCTGCGAGGCTATTAGCTGCACAACACCCAGAAGATAGATTGGTGTTAGTAGGAAGGAATCCGCAGAAAACAGCAGCTATAGCGGAATCAGTCGGAGCTGATTTTTTCTGTGCAGATTATTCTTCGCTTGCCGATGTGCGTCGACTAGCTCATGAGCTCTTAGCCGCCTGCGATCGCATCGATGTGCTTGCCAATAATGCCGGCGGTATCTTTGATGGTCCCATCGTTACTGAAGACGGTTTTGAGCAAACATTCCAGATCAACTATCTCGCGCCTTTTCTGCTCACGCACGAGCTGTTCCCTCTCCTTGAGAAGTCGAAGGCGCGCGTTGTTATGACCTCTAGTCTGGCCAATGTGCTCTTTGGTCGCCTGGATTTTGATGACCTCATGGGGCTCAAAGACTACAAAACAAATCGTGCCTACGGAACCAGCAAGCTTGCAGACCTGCTCTTCGCGCGGTCGTTGCATCATAAATTCCACCACCGCGGAATCAGCACAGTTGCCTTCCACCCAGGCGTAGTATTGACCAACTTTGCGCAAGATTCACATGGCTTTCTCAGTCGCTTCTACAAGAATCCCTTGGCCAGCAAATTGAGCATTTCCGCAGAACAGGGCGGGAAAAATCTGGCCTACTTTATCGACGGCACTCCCACCATCACGTGGCAATCGGGTGTCTACTACAGCGATAAGCTTCGTCCTGGCTTAGTCAACCCATTAGCGCGTTCTCAAAGAGCAGCGGATACCCTTTTCACGCGTACGGAATCCATGCTTGGCATACACTTTGGCCAGCCCATAGCCAATAGTTGA
- a CDS encoding nitronate monooxygenase has protein sequence MTSRILEKLSRPIVGAPMAGGPSTPALAAAISKSGGLGFLASGNKDVALLEQDIRECAQLLRGEPYGVNFFYPQLHRTDPDAVKLLHRLLAKEYAKAGVPQPAIPVVDYSNDFLAKQDVVFAACKEGYGPKVVSSSFGCFTAEEIRKIHSVGAEAWASVTSLEETEVALSRGVDALIAQGHEAGGHRLTWDVCETPTPFSTAELCSMIHARHPDAVLIAAGGIRTARDVKVALSVGACAVSCGSAFLLSHEAGTSEANRAMIAAGGKTLSSRAFSGRIARGIATTFSLSHPDLPCSYPEFSAMVSPLRKIRGYEYCLVGERIELIRPGSAREILDYLEGKHVFPTAPCV, from the coding sequence ATGACGTCGCGGATTCTGGAAAAGCTTAGTCGCCCTATCGTCGGTGCTCCAATGGCCGGAGGTCCGTCGACGCCGGCGCTCGCTGCAGCTATTTCCAAGAGCGGGGGATTGGGGTTTTTGGCTTCAGGAAACAAAGACGTCGCACTACTTGAGCAAGACATACGAGAGTGCGCTCAATTATTACGGGGAGAACCCTATGGAGTTAATTTTTTCTATCCGCAGTTACATCGCACCGATCCTGATGCGGTGAAACTTCTCCACCGACTCTTGGCAAAAGAATATGCTAAAGCCGGAGTACCTCAACCAGCTATACCTGTGGTTGATTACTCGAATGATTTTCTTGCAAAACAAGACGTAGTTTTCGCCGCATGTAAAGAAGGCTACGGGCCTAAAGTGGTATCCAGCTCCTTTGGGTGTTTTACTGCGGAAGAAATACGAAAAATTCATAGCGTAGGGGCGGAGGCATGGGCATCGGTAACTAGCCTGGAAGAAACCGAAGTCGCATTGTCTCGTGGTGTGGATGCTCTTATTGCGCAAGGACATGAGGCAGGAGGCCATAGGCTCACGTGGGATGTTTGTGAAACCCCGACTCCCTTCTCCACTGCAGAATTATGTTCTATGATCCATGCACGTCACCCAGACGCCGTACTTATCGCAGCCGGTGGGATCAGAACCGCCAGGGATGTGAAAGTCGCTTTGTCCGTGGGAGCGTGCGCAGTGAGCTGTGGTTCTGCCTTTCTTCTTTCCCATGAAGCAGGGACCAGCGAAGCAAATAGAGCGATGATTGCTGCAGGCGGGAAAACACTGAGCAGTAGAGCTTTCTCTGGACGGATAGCGCGCGGGATAGCAACGACGTTTTCTCTTTCCCACCCTGACTTGCCTTGTTCCTATCCAGAGTTCAGCGCGATGGTGTCTCCGCTACGGAAGATAAGGGGGTATGAGTATTGCCTTGTAGGCGAGCGCATCGAGCTTATCCGTCCGGGATCAGCCCGAGAAATACTGGATTATCTAGAAGGCAAGCATGTTTTTCCTACCGCGCCGTGTGTTTAG